A region of Pseudopipra pipra isolate bDixPip1 chromosome 10, bDixPip1.hap1, whole genome shotgun sequence DNA encodes the following proteins:
- the SPTSSB gene encoding serine palmitoyltransferase small subunit B has product MDVKRVKDYIYWLYYQYLLVTCSYVLEPWEQSMFHTITVTVVAMVVYTAYVFVPIHVRLALEFFSQIFGAQPDGAVSVVN; this is encoded by the coding sequence ATGGATGTGAAGCGGGTGAAGGACTATATCTACTGGTTGTACTACCAGTACCTGCTGGTGACCTGCAGCTACGTGctggagccctgggagcagTCCATGTTCCACACCATCACGGTGACCGTGGTGGCCATGGTGGTGTACACGGCCTACGTCTTCGTGCCCATCCACGTCCGCCTGGCCCTCGAGTTCTTCTCCCAGATTTTCGGGGCCCAGCCCGACGGCGCCGTGTCCGTGGTGAACTGA